In Paludibaculum fermentans, the genomic stretch TCTTCCGGCAGGAACGCGCGTCCCAGCAGCGGCTGGATCCCCAACATGGGCACCAGGTTGGCCGAGATCGCCGCCGCTTCCGCATGTTCCGGCTGGCCGTCGCCCGTCAATATCACGGCCCGCGACGTAAATCCACCCACTTGCGTGAAGCCGCGGGTTCGCTGCTGCCACGAAACGAAGTCCGGAACCGAGGCGGTGAAACTGGTAATCCCCAACTTCTCGTACGTACTTAAGATCCGCACAATCTGTTCCGGATTCTGGAACGGCAGCGGTCTCAACAACATCGCGTGCAGCAGCGAGAAGATCACCGTGGTCGCGCCAATCGCCAGGGCCAGCGTCAAAACGGCCGTCAGGCTGAAACTGGGTGTCTTGCGCAAGGTACGCAGCGCATACCGTACATCCTGGTTCAGCGCGGCGAGTTGCTCCCGCGGAGCCTCCATCAACACGCCCGTCAGCGCCTCAAACCAGACCCGCAGCCGCTCGCCCGCCGTCGAGGCTGAGCAGTACCGGTCAGAAAACACCATCGACATCTCCCGGCCATATTCGTCCCGAAACTCAGCGGGGTACAGCCACAACAGGCCGCGGAACAGCGCGTTGCCCGGTTTCTGATTCGTCGGCATCGTGGTCCTCCTTATGCCTCCTGCGGCAGCAACCCGCAGGCCCGTGCATCCGCCAGCAGTTGTTCCATCCGGCGCGCCTCGGCCAGCGCCACCTCGCGCCCCAGTGGCGTCAGGTGGTAGTACCGCCGCCGCTCGTCGTCGTGATCCGGATCCGGCCGCTCGGCCAGTTCCTCGATCAACCCCTGCTCCAGCAACCGTTTAATCGCGGCATACAGCGTACTCGGGCTCAGCCGCAGCTTGCCCGCCGTGCGCTGCTGCACGTCCTGCATGATCGAGTATCCATGCCGGTCGCGATCCGCCAGCGAAACCAGGATGTGAAAGGTGTCCTTATGTAGCGGTAGGAACGCGTCTGCTCGATATTCCATGACTCACTATAGCCGAACCTGCTATAGCCAGAAACCGCACCGTATCCACGCCGATCAGCCGCTTGCCGGTCTCCTTCTTGGAACTGCTCATCGCCCCCTTC encodes the following:
- a CDS encoding PadR family transcriptional regulator; its protein translation is MEYRADAFLPLHKDTFHILVSLADRDRHGYSIMQDVQQRTAGKLRLSPSTLYAAIKRLLEQGLIEELAERPDPDHDDERRRYYHLTPLGREVALAEARRMEQLLADARACGLLPQEA